The Candidatus Alcyoniella australis genome window below encodes:
- a CDS encoding HEAT repeat domain-containing protein: MHLKLTLVSIFVALLLACPVYAAQQTAAQTCAQDTACLIDLLQNGGMSHKLQAARELGSLADPAAVNPLYDAARSNDQMLATIAVASLGRIGQPAAAELIKLAGQRNPFVRAAAVESLGNLKGDEVASALVQATHDKDRNVRAAAAISLAGTGSSRAYIAIEPLLRDRSRSVRASAAKALGILGDPKAAPSLAELLDDMDLEVALEVVAALVKLGPEASSAPLIELTGKGPSFIRARACTTLGMLREPSAVKPLIDCLTASDPNLVRAAIYGLQLIGDARAIAPLKNLRYNLQQVDGKPIYQWAAEAIANIESQQGVR, translated from the coding sequence ATGCATCTCAAGCTTACCCTGGTTTCGATATTCGTTGCGCTGTTGCTGGCCTGCCCGGTCTACGCCGCGCAGCAGACCGCGGCGCAAACATGCGCTCAGGACACGGCCTGCCTAATCGACCTGCTGCAAAACGGCGGCATGTCGCACAAGCTGCAGGCCGCCCGCGAACTGGGCTCCCTGGCCGACCCGGCGGCGGTCAACCCGCTGTATGACGCGGCCCGGTCCAACGACCAAATGCTGGCAACCATCGCCGTGGCCTCCCTGGGACGGATCGGCCAGCCCGCCGCAGCCGAGCTGATTAAACTCGCGGGCCAAAGAAACCCCTTTGTACGCGCCGCCGCGGTCGAGTCGCTGGGCAACCTCAAGGGCGACGAGGTCGCCAGCGCGCTGGTCCAGGCCACGCACGACAAGGACCGCAACGTACGCGCCGCCGCCGCTATCAGCCTAGCGGGTACGGGCTCGAGCAGGGCCTACATCGCCATCGAGCCGCTGCTGCGCGACCGCTCGCGCAGCGTGCGCGCCTCGGCCGCCAAGGCGCTGGGAATCCTGGGCGACCCCAAGGCCGCACCATCACTGGCCGAACTGCTCGACGACATGGACCTCGAGGTTGCCCTCGAGGTCGTGGCCGCGCTGGTCAAGCTCGGGCCCGAGGCCTCGAGCGCACCGCTGATCGAGCTGACCGGCAAGGGGCCCTCGTTCATCCGGGCGCGCGCTTGCACCACCCTGGGCATGCTGCGCGAGCCGTCCGCGGTCAAGCCGCTCATCGACTGTCTAACGGCCTCGGATCCCAATCTGGTACGCGCTGCGATCTACGGGCTGCAGCTGATCGGCGATGCGCGGGCAATCGCACCTTTGAAAAATCTTCGCTACAATCTCCAGCAGGTGGACGGCAAGCCGATCTATCAATGGGCTGCCGAGGCCATCGCGAACATCGAATCGCAGCAGGGCGTCCGGTAG
- a CDS encoding FMN-binding protein, with protein MKLFEPRFSKTFWWCLTLLCLGCIVAHHAAHNLWQIILLPSETRVARLVPGTVSIERLERVGTWRLSDSAGQVNYAILTTAVEPEVEGYRGPISVLIAIDSQGRISAAELLEHHETPYYINLLLEQRFIDRLVGLDLSAADPQVDMVSGATVSSQAILRDVSASSLTLLHGLGTLQVDAPPLQIDWYRAALALSALLFAIAALALRSRLPWLRWVVWIINLALVGLLLKAPLSFAGLADLVAGRPPGALNIDAALILYAALLGSLLFGRFHCRAVCPFGVMQRLVAAASPVARRSTGSAGASAVFLAQMPLLVLAGLTIATFGCGLWSIAPFEPYALLFSGWRDPLRLAYAGLALLPCLFFPLFWCRFVCPTGAGLDLVSRLARRRIRPWTATKDRDDEQ; from the coding sequence ATGAAACTCTTCGAACCCAGGTTCTCCAAAACATTCTGGTGGTGCCTGACACTGCTGTGTCTGGGGTGCATCGTGGCGCATCACGCGGCGCACAATCTGTGGCAGATCATCTTGCTGCCCAGCGAAACCCGGGTGGCGCGGTTGGTCCCAGGGACGGTTAGCATTGAGCGCCTGGAGCGCGTCGGGACCTGGCGGCTGAGCGACTCGGCGGGGCAGGTCAACTACGCCATCTTAACCACGGCGGTGGAACCCGAGGTGGAAGGCTACCGCGGGCCGATCAGCGTACTGATTGCCATCGACTCTCAGGGACGAATCAGCGCCGCAGAGCTGCTTGAACATCACGAGACCCCGTACTACATCAACCTGCTGCTCGAACAGCGCTTTATCGACCGGCTGGTGGGGCTCGACCTGAGCGCGGCTGATCCGCAAGTGGACATGGTTTCCGGGGCCACGGTCAGTTCGCAGGCGATCCTGCGCGACGTGAGCGCCTCGTCGCTCACATTATTGCACGGCCTCGGGACGCTACAGGTCGACGCGCCGCCGTTGCAGATCGATTGGTACCGCGCTGCGCTGGCGCTAAGCGCACTGCTGTTTGCAATCGCAGCCTTGGCCTTACGCTCCAGGCTCCCTTGGCTGCGCTGGGTAGTGTGGATCATCAACTTGGCGCTGGTCGGGCTGTTGTTAAAAGCGCCGCTAAGCTTTGCCGGACTGGCCGACCTGGTCGCGGGCAGGCCGCCGGGCGCGCTTAATATCGACGCGGCGCTGATCCTCTACGCGGCGCTGCTGGGCTCGCTGCTCTTCGGACGCTTCCACTGCCGGGCGGTCTGCCCGTTTGGCGTTATGCAGCGCTTGGTTGCCGCGGCGTCTCCGGTTGCACGTCGCTCGACCGGGTCCGCGGGCGCAAGCGCCGTGTTCCTCGCGCAAATGCCGCTGCTGGTGCTCGCCGGTCTGACAATCGCCACCTTCGGCTGCGGGCTGTGGTCGATCGCGCCGTTCGAGCCATACGCGCTGCTGTTCAGCGGCTGGCGCGATCCGCTACGCCTGGCCTACGCCGGGCTGGCGTTGCTGCCGTGCCTGTTCTTCCCGCTGTTCTGGTGCCGCTTCGTCTGTCCCACGGGCGCGGGCCTCGACCTGGTATCGCGCCTGGCACGGCGTCGGATACGGCCCTGGACCGCGACAAAGGATCGCGACGATGAGCAGTAG
- the amrS gene encoding AmmeMemoRadiSam system radical SAM enzyme: MAAEAMVQCLLCPKSCRLLPGERGDCRARVNLDGKLISLVYGKVCSANIDPIEKKPLFHFLPGSSALSVATAGCNLHCLNCQNWSISQGDPEDVENFDLPPEQLVQSALSNNCSMIAYTYTDPVIFFEYALDCCTLAAERGLRNVLVSAGFINRKPLQQLARVTHGANIDLKAFSDDFYRRVTTGRLQPVLDALVTLKSAGVWLEITNLVIPTLNDDEAQVRQMCRWIVRELGRDTPLHFSRFFPRYKMRDLPRTPAATLQRLRSLAQSEGLDYVYVGNLGNPQFETTYCPSCGAAAIVRRGYSIVQYDLHNSACAACGRRLPGVWE; this comes from the coding sequence GTGGCCGCTGAGGCAATGGTCCAGTGCCTGCTGTGCCCCAAGAGCTGCCGGCTGCTTCCCGGCGAGCGCGGCGACTGCCGGGCGCGGGTCAACCTCGACGGCAAATTGATCAGCCTGGTCTACGGCAAGGTCTGCTCGGCCAACATCGATCCGATCGAGAAGAAGCCGCTGTTCCACTTCCTGCCGGGCAGCAGCGCCCTGAGCGTGGCCACGGCCGGATGCAACCTGCACTGCCTGAACTGCCAAAACTGGAGCATCAGCCAAGGCGACCCCGAGGATGTGGAAAACTTCGACCTGCCGCCGGAGCAGCTGGTGCAAAGCGCGCTGTCCAACAACTGCAGCATGATCGCCTACACCTACACCGACCCGGTGATCTTCTTCGAGTACGCCCTGGACTGCTGCACCCTTGCCGCGGAACGCGGCCTGCGCAACGTGCTGGTCAGCGCCGGGTTTATCAACCGCAAGCCGCTGCAACAGCTCGCACGGGTGACGCACGGCGCGAACATCGACCTCAAGGCGTTTTCCGACGACTTCTATCGCCGGGTGACCACCGGCCGACTGCAGCCGGTGCTCGACGCACTGGTGACGCTCAAGTCCGCGGGCGTCTGGCTCGAGATTACGAACCTGGTGATCCCCACGCTCAACGATGACGAGGCGCAGGTTAGACAGATGTGCCGCTGGATCGTACGCGAGCTGGGACGCGACACGCCACTGCATTTCTCGCGTTTCTTCCCGCGCTACAAGATGCGCGACCTGCCGCGCACGCCCGCCGCGACCCTGCAGCGGCTGCGCAGTCTGGCGCAATCCGAGGGACTGGACTACGTGTACGTGGGCAACCTTGGAAATCCGCAGTTCGAAACAACCTACTGCCCAAGCTGCGGCGCGGCCGCCATAGTCCGCCGGGGGTACTCGATCGTGCAATACGATTTGCACAACTCAGCGTGCGCCGCATGCGGCCGCCGGCTCCCAGGAGTATGGGAATGA
- the amrB gene encoding AmmeMemoRadiSam system protein B, translating into MRPVLIGVALVAVLLLVLCSGSCKSAEEPAEQQPGAEQGRPVGANKDRSDVMESVAAGRFYPGQSRKLTQEVDEYLRQADVEQIEQDVFGLICPHAGYVYSGPVAAYAYKAVRGKVYDRVVIIGPSHYAASSGVSVLDKTEYRTPLGSLKIDTESAREIVRKASWADDAIGLFSQEHSIEVQLPFVQTVIPDPQVVLIAMGSQSLELSTRLAQLLDELFADKRVLYIASSDLSHYHPYDAAQAMDHQTLDFIERMDSAGLYQATRSRDVELCGLGPVLTLMELYRLRGGQDVRVLHYANSGDTSGSKDRVVGYGAVAFVGGVQRSAGTGEGGSQDEYLTKQEKVELLRYARQTVETFVRSGDKPDFEPQSPTLRADGAAFVTLKKHGDLRGCIGQIIAREPLWQSVRDMAVAAASQDPRFPAVRPDELDELHIEISVLTPLIKVENVESIEVGRDGLLIRKGIRQGLLLPQVPTEYGWDRRTFLEQTCRKAGLDFDDWQSGAEIYSFQAIVFSE; encoded by the coding sequence ATGAGACCCGTCTTGATCGGCGTTGCGCTGGTCGCCGTACTGCTGCTGGTTCTTTGCAGCGGCTCGTGCAAGTCGGCCGAGGAACCGGCCGAGCAACAACCGGGGGCCGAGCAGGGCCGTCCGGTTGGTGCGAACAAAGACAGGAGCGATGTGATGGAATCGGTTGCAGCCGGACGTTTCTATCCCGGGCAGAGCCGCAAGCTGACCCAGGAAGTCGACGAGTATCTGCGCCAGGCCGACGTGGAACAGATCGAGCAGGACGTCTTCGGCCTGATCTGTCCCCACGCCGGATACGTCTACTCCGGGCCGGTGGCGGCCTACGCCTACAAGGCGGTGCGCGGCAAGGTCTACGATCGGGTGGTAATCATCGGACCGAGCCACTACGCGGCCTCCTCGGGCGTCTCGGTGCTGGACAAGACCGAATACCGCACCCCGCTGGGCTCGCTGAAGATCGACACCGAGTCCGCACGCGAGATCGTGCGCAAGGCCAGCTGGGCCGACGACGCGATCGGCCTGTTCAGCCAGGAGCACAGCATCGAGGTTCAGTTGCCGTTCGTGCAGACGGTGATCCCCGACCCGCAGGTGGTGCTGATCGCCATGGGCTCCCAAAGCCTCGAACTCTCCACGCGGCTGGCGCAGCTGCTCGACGAGCTGTTCGCGGATAAGCGCGTGCTCTACATCGCCAGCAGCGATTTGAGCCACTACCATCCCTACGATGCGGCCCAGGCCATGGATCACCAGACGCTGGATTTCATCGAGCGCATGGACTCGGCCGGTCTATACCAGGCGACGCGTTCGCGCGATGTCGAGCTGTGCGGCCTGGGTCCGGTGCTGACGTTGATGGAGCTCTACCGCCTGCGCGGCGGCCAGGACGTGCGCGTGCTGCACTACGCCAACTCCGGCGATACCTCGGGCAGCAAGGACCGGGTGGTGGGCTACGGCGCGGTGGCGTTCGTCGGCGGCGTACAGCGTTCGGCGGGCACGGGCGAGGGCGGATCGCAGGACGAGTACCTGACCAAGCAGGAGAAAGTCGAGCTGCTGCGCTACGCACGCCAGACCGTGGAGACCTTCGTGCGATCCGGGGATAAACCCGATTTCGAACCGCAGAGCCCCACGCTGCGGGCCGACGGCGCGGCCTTTGTCACGCTGAAAAAGCACGGGGACCTGCGCGGCTGCATCGGGCAGATCATCGCCCGCGAACCGCTGTGGCAATCGGTGCGCGACATGGCCGTGGCCGCGGCCAGCCAGGATCCGCGCTTCCCGGCGGTGCGGCCCGACGAGCTGGACGAGCTGCACATCGAGATCAGCGTGCTCACGCCGCTTATCAAGGTCGAGAACGTCGAGTCGATCGAGGTCGGACGCGACGGGCTGCTGATCCGCAAGGGAATCCGCCAGGGTCTGCTGCTGCCGCAGGTGCCCACGGAGTACGGCTGGGACCGCCGAACCTTCCTCGAGCAGACCTGCCGCAAGGCCGGGCTGGACTTCGACGACTGGCAAAGCGGAGCCGAGATCTACAGCTTCCAGGCGATCGTCTTCTCCGAGTGA
- the miaB gene encoding tRNA (N6-isopentenyl adenosine(37)-C2)-methylthiotransferase MiaB yields MNPEDARGVYLKTFGCQMNELDSAKMLSLLVAHGYRRVDDPRQASLIVINTCSVREKAAQKARSELGRLARFKRHRPELVIAYVGCVAQHEGGAALAREAGCDIVLGTGDLDQLPQLVQRVKRHGSRLALTDGLGRDPFAHVLHEPTGPSAFVAVMRGCDNYCSYCVVPFVRGPEVSRPRPQILEEVRHLVRGNAREIVLLGQNVNSYGKGLYSRLRFADLLRSVAAVPGVERVRFVTSHPKDLDSALIRAMAQVPQVCEAIHLPVQSGSDRVLRRMNRGYSTQRYEELIAELRESLPEVVLTSDLIVGFPGETDEDFERTCELIERVRFADFFSFIYSPRAPARAAKWEDDVPEPVKLQRLQRLHKLQRPITMDHHRALIGHRVEVLVSGTSKLDPAHLKGRTRGGQIVNFVPQEARVGELVNVLVCAAHANSLSGKQC; encoded by the coding sequence TTGAATCCTGAAGATGCGAGGGGGGTCTACCTCAAGACCTTCGGCTGCCAGATGAACGAGCTGGACTCGGCCAAGATGCTCTCGCTGCTCGTAGCGCACGGCTATCGCCGGGTGGACGATCCGCGGCAGGCGTCGCTGATAGTGATCAACACCTGCTCGGTGCGCGAGAAGGCCGCGCAAAAGGCACGCTCGGAACTCGGTCGGCTGGCGCGCTTCAAACGCCATCGACCCGAGCTGGTGATCGCCTACGTCGGCTGCGTTGCGCAGCACGAGGGCGGCGCGGCGCTGGCGCGCGAAGCAGGCTGCGACATAGTGCTGGGCACCGGCGACCTGGACCAGCTGCCGCAGTTGGTTCAGCGCGTCAAGCGCCACGGCAGTCGGCTGGCGTTGACCGACGGGCTGGGACGCGATCCGTTCGCCCACGTGCTGCACGAGCCCACGGGGCCCAGCGCCTTCGTGGCTGTGATGCGCGGCTGCGACAACTACTGCTCTTACTGCGTCGTGCCCTTTGTCAGAGGTCCGGAGGTCAGCCGTCCGCGGCCGCAGATCCTGGAAGAGGTCAGGCACCTGGTGCGCGGCAATGCGCGCGAGATCGTGCTGTTGGGACAGAACGTCAACTCCTACGGCAAGGGCCTCTACAGCCGTCTGCGTTTTGCCGACCTGCTGCGCTCGGTCGCCGCGGTCCCCGGGGTAGAACGGGTGCGATTCGTCACCAGCCACCCCAAAGATCTGGACAGCGCGCTGATCAGGGCGATGGCCCAGGTGCCGCAGGTTTGCGAGGCGATCCATCTGCCGGTGCAGTCCGGGTCGGATCGGGTGCTGCGGCGGATGAACCGCGGCTACAGCACGCAGCGCTATGAGGAACTGATCGCCGAGCTGCGCGAGTCGCTGCCCGAAGTGGTTCTGACTTCCGATCTGATCGTCGGCTTCCCCGGCGAGACGGACGAGGATTTCGAACGGACCTGCGAGCTGATCGAGCGCGTGCGGTTCGCCGACTTCTTCTCGTTCATCTACTCGCCGCGGGCTCCGGCGCGCGCGGCAAAGTGGGAGGACGACGTTCCCGAGCCGGTCAAGCTCCAGAGACTCCAGCGGCTGCACAAGCTACAGCGCCCGATCACCATGGATCACCATCGGGCGTTAATCGGCCATAGAGTGGAAGTCCTGGTCAGCGGCACCAGCAAGCTCGACCCCGCGCATCTCAAAGGTAGGACCAGGGGCGGACAGATCGTGAACTTCGTCCCGCAAGAGGCCCGGGTCGGCGAGTTGGTCAACGTGTTGGTGTGCGCGGCACACGCCAACAGCCTCTCGGGCAAACAGTGCTGA
- a CDS encoding bifunctional nuclease family protein: MLIEMKINGLAMDPYTNMPIVILKDLELKQSLPIWIGILEASAIATELEHIVLSRPMTHDLLKNILDQLNVQVEQVQIVDLRDNTFYAKIKLLIDEQTIEIDARPSDSLALSLRTGAPIWVDSSVIENCRSIELSTETTEIDCEQHEKLAELLETLNDKDFGKYKM, translated from the coding sequence ATGTTAATCGAGATGAAAATCAACGGGCTGGCAATGGATCCCTACACCAACATGCCGATTGTGATCCTCAAGGACCTGGAGCTGAAGCAGTCGCTGCCGATCTGGATCGGCATCCTTGAGGCCAGCGCCATCGCCACGGAGCTTGAGCACATCGTGCTCTCGCGCCCGATGACCCACGATTTGCTGAAAAACATCCTCGATCAGCTCAACGTCCAAGTCGAACAAGTGCAGATCGTCGACCTGCGCGACAACACGTTCTACGCCAAGATCAAGCTGCTGATCGACGAACAGACGATCGAGATCGACGCGCGCCCCTCGGACAGCCTGGCGCTGTCGTTGCGCACCGGCGCGCCGATCTGGGTCGACAGCTCGGTGATCGAGAACTGCCGCAGCATCGAGCTTTCAACCGAAACGACCGAGATCGACTGCGAACAGCACGAGAAACTCGCCGAGCTGCTCGAGACCCTCAACGACAAGGACTTCGGCAAATATAAAATGTGA
- a CDS encoding VanZ family protein, whose amino-acid sequence MPRFNQLFSILRGSPAAWLYVLAAAVTIFVASSLESTGVRQIVAHQDKLLHCAVYAVLGLLLARALGISRNWNSSRALLLTAALLSVAYGLSDELHQSFVPTRHCDAWDLAADALGAAIGAALYVFISARPRAIDKGRAAE is encoded by the coding sequence TTGCCCAGATTCAACCAACTATTTTCGATCCTACGCGGATCGCCCGCGGCCTGGCTTTACGTGCTGGCTGCCGCAGTGACGATCTTCGTTGCCAGCTCGCTTGAGTCGACCGGCGTGCGCCAGATTGTTGCGCACCAGGACAAGCTGCTGCATTGCGCGGTGTACGCGGTTCTGGGACTGCTGCTCGCCCGAGCCCTGGGCATCAGCCGAAACTGGAACAGCAGCAGGGCGCTGCTGCTGACCGCCGCGCTACTCAGCGTTGCGTACGGTCTGAGCGACGAGCTGCATCAGTCCTTTGTTCCCACGCGGCATTGCGACGCGTGGGATCTGGCGGCCGACGCCTTGGGCGCTGCGATCGGCGCTGCGCTGTACGTCTTTATCTCCGCGCGCCCCAGAGCAATTGACAAGGGTAGGGCGGCTGAATAG
- a CDS encoding tetratricopeptide repeat protein: MLKQPDEFVSTTTEAISWAAEHYRLLVAVGAALLVVLSAVLIVRNIQHTQMVKANELFGQANVAYNAFVDPTGEGVDAEGVRHQMVFKTEQDKFSKSLESFELVTEKYPDTSVGMLSLMFCGHCLVKLGEYERAREYYDRFLKTEFDDLFMRQLAQSSIGETYMAQSQWDAASQSFELLSNEALDSLRPSILFNLGMSQELGDKTDQAIATYGTLVREYAGNPLAKSAMERTAALGGSPFGSGANPDEPNIRLMPMDQTLDIGE; the protein is encoded by the coding sequence ATGCTGAAACAGCCCGACGAGTTCGTCAGCACGACTACTGAGGCGATCTCCTGGGCTGCCGAGCATTACCGCCTGCTGGTCGCAGTGGGAGCGGCTCTGTTGGTAGTGCTTAGCGCCGTGTTGATCGTGCGCAACATCCAGCATACCCAAATGGTCAAGGCCAACGAGTTGTTCGGCCAGGCCAACGTCGCCTATAACGCGTTCGTCGATCCAACGGGGGAGGGCGTTGACGCTGAGGGCGTGCGGCACCAGATGGTGTTCAAAACAGAGCAGGACAAGTTCAGCAAGTCGCTGGAGAGCTTCGAGCTGGTGACCGAGAAATACCCCGACACCTCGGTGGGCATGCTCTCGCTGATGTTCTGCGGCCACTGCCTGGTCAAGCTCGGCGAGTACGAGCGCGCGCGTGAATATTACGATCGCTTCCTTAAAACCGAATTCGACGACCTGTTCATGAGGCAGCTGGCGCAATCGAGCATCGGCGAGACCTACATGGCGCAGTCCCAGTGGGACGCGGCGTCGCAGTCCTTCGAACTGCTGTCCAACGAGGCGCTGGACAGCCTGCGGCCCTCGATCCTGTTCAACCTGGGCATGAGCCAGGAACTCGGCGATAAAACCGATCAGGCGATCGCGACCTATGGCACACTGGTCAGGGAGTACGCTGGCAATCCGCTGGCAAAGTCGGCCATGGAACGCACCGCGGCCCTGGGCGGCAGCCCGTTTGGCTCCGGCGCGAATCCTGACGAGCCGAACATCCGGCTGATGCCGATGGATCAAACCCTGGACATCGGGGAATAA
- a CDS encoding PQQ-binding-like beta-propeller repeat protein, with protein sequence MIVISGRQRATLAILLITALALLLCGCNSGTIGARVIVSPDAFVQRAALPYKVKWVKDLGSGERYIDDTPFERSVPLVVDETIYVGSTAEIFTALNARTSNLIWQFQPEGAVESTAAVDSDKVYFGDSNGKIYALNRDYGDLVWSYRTKGEILSKLTVSNDVVYAATSFNRVLALNANSGELLWLADHDPADDFTIRGVSSPLVTKNAIYAGYADGSLAAIDPATGKELWSNTLKRGQRFIDVDATPILHKGRLYVPSFDGKLYCLEADTGTIVWSFEHGGVSRVAIHNGRIFFSSDDNQFYAVSLQNGELIWSFNVKADYELDSIYKSKRSRNQIPGQAAIVNDVVVFASMSGYVYALDMQSGVKRWTYLPGEGVTSGVVAYKDRLYFLSNAGKLYCLRQSGPPQGY encoded by the coding sequence ATGATCGTGATCAGCGGCAGACAAAGGGCGACCCTGGCGATACTACTGATAACGGCCCTGGCGCTGCTGCTGTGCGGATGCAACAGCGGCACGATCGGCGCGCGGGTGATCGTCTCGCCCGACGCCTTTGTCCAGCGCGCCGCGTTGCCCTACAAGGTCAAATGGGTCAAGGATCTTGGCTCGGGCGAGCGTTACATCGACGACACGCCGTTCGAACGCTCAGTGCCCCTGGTCGTGGACGAGACAATCTACGTGGGCTCCACAGCCGAAATCTTTACCGCGCTCAACGCCCGCACCAGCAACCTGATCTGGCAGTTTCAACCCGAGGGAGCCGTGGAGTCCACGGCTGCGGTCGATAGCGACAAGGTCTATTTCGGCGACAGTAACGGCAAAATTTACGCCCTGAATCGTGATTACGGCGACCTGGTCTGGTCCTACCGCACCAAGGGCGAGATCCTCTCGAAATTGACCGTCAGCAACGACGTGGTCTACGCGGCCACGAGCTTCAACCGCGTGCTGGCGCTGAACGCGAACAGCGGCGAGCTGCTGTGGCTGGCCGACCACGATCCGGCCGACGACTTCACCATTCGCGGAGTCTCCAGTCCGCTGGTGACCAAAAATGCGATCTACGCCGGTTACGCCGACGGCAGCCTGGCGGCCATCGACCCGGCGACGGGTAAGGAGCTGTGGTCGAACACGCTCAAGCGCGGACAGCGCTTCATCGACGTGGACGCCACGCCGATACTGCACAAGGGTCGGCTCTACGTGCCCAGCTTCGACGGCAAGCTGTATTGCCTTGAGGCCGACACCGGAACGATCGTCTGGAGCTTCGAGCACGGCGGCGTGAGCCGGGTGGCGATCCACAACGGCCGGATCTTCTTTTCCAGCGACGATAATCAGTTCTACGCCGTGAGCCTGCAAAACGGCGAGCTGATCTGGTCGTTCAACGTCAAGGCCGACTACGAGCTCGACTCGATCTACAAGAGCAAACGCTCGCGCAACCAGATCCCGGGCCAAGCGGCGATCGTCAACGACGTGGTGGTCTTCGCCAGCATGTCCGGCTACGTCTATGCGCTGGACATGCAAAGCGGCGTAAAGCGTTGGACCTACTTGCCCGGCGAGGGAGTCACCAGCGGCGTGGTCGCCTATAAAGACCGGCTGTATTTCCTGTCCAACGCGGGCAAGCTGTACTGCCTGCGTCAGTCCGGGCCGCCGCAGGGCTACTGA
- a CDS encoding undecaprenyl-diphosphate phosphatase, whose product MLLKSIVLGIVQGLTEFLPVSSSGHLVIGQRLLGLEPDLLFDVLVHFGTLLAVLVVFRRDIYQIIIDSLRFIRRPRGALTNGSRMALMIVIASVPTALIGLAFKDWFESLFQRPALVSITLALTGVLLLATRWSAHPSRDLSRMTIWIALLIGTAQALAIIPGISRSGATIAAGLFLGLERELAGRFAFLIAIPAILGAVALQGSSIDLTGLDTSYVLALFLGVAASFISGLIALYALIGIVRRGKLYLFAAYCLPLACIYGIFCLITGV is encoded by the coding sequence TTGTTACTTAAGTCGATAGTCCTGGGCATCGTTCAGGGGCTCACCGAGTTCCTGCCCGTGTCCAGCTCCGGCCACTTGGTGATCGGCCAGCGGTTGCTCGGGCTGGAGCCGGACTTGCTGTTCGACGTACTGGTTCATTTCGGCACGCTGCTGGCCGTGCTGGTGGTGTTTCGCCGCGACATTTACCAAATCATCATTGACTCGTTGCGTTTTATCAGACGACCTCGAGGAGCGTTGACCAACGGCTCGCGCATGGCGTTGATGATCGTGATCGCCAGCGTGCCCACGGCCCTGATCGGCCTGGCATTCAAGGATTGGTTCGAGTCGCTTTTTCAGCGACCGGCGTTGGTCTCGATCACTCTGGCGCTTACCGGCGTCTTGCTGCTGGCCACCCGCTGGTCCGCGCATCCCAGCCGCGACCTGTCGCGGATGACGATCTGGATCGCGCTGTTGATCGGCACGGCCCAGGCCCTGGCGATCATTCCGGGAATCAGCCGTTCGGGAGCCACAATCGCCGCCGGGCTGTTCCTCGGACTCGAACGCGAGTTGGCGGGCCGCTTCGCCTTTCTGATCGCAATTCCGGCGATCCTCGGCGCTGTAGCTCTTCAGGGATCATCCATTGACCTGACCGGACTTGATACGAGCTATGTTTTAGCCTTATTCTTAGGCGTGGCAGCCAGCTTTATCAGCGGGCTGATCGCGCTTTACGCCTTGATCGGCATCGTACGTCGCGGCAAGCTGTACCTGTTTGCAGCCTACTGCCTGCCGCTGGCTTGCATATACGGCATTTTCTGTTTAATTACAGGAGTTTAG